A DNA window from Brachionichthys hirsutus isolate HB-005 chromosome 10, CSIRO-AGI_Bhir_v1, whole genome shotgun sequence contains the following coding sequences:
- the hlcs gene encoding biotin--protein ligase produces the protein MLITVCYVYLWVRFQKCYSALIRDSLSRRKKRSFSFRVCPRSAPGVAAPLAGSGRSSAVSPEDVVFLQLGDKAVCVTEPQALDDLSKWTVLLGSALVRGPQIEKISFIIEAAGQAEGCRSSPTSRQEVLRWSDYCLPLACSPGQPFRAVAQATVDDFSLLGVAFIEDRLHLDNGLMPSKIVPVLLQGSTLSELLKKQHPPSPTTETSMPLCCAQAEGGIPETRHPPAEGRTSSLYLSPGVQRRLEERRGSEPLCSTRGLEPTWNSEDRLMAHLHPAEGHGHHLHLSSCNECLELENSTILSVKYASVESIPDLPDDDAGRLEFGDEPLDDTEHDASGCVAQSGRSGCRGKPPNVLVHTGGCQQRFETVCRLLAECISMENNLIYPLLPDQVLSDPWLDNTRLLVLAEEEPLTPQLQARFLTYLSQGGRVLGLSSTLCPAGLSLEVRERRREQVSRLRFTREDNTQLELSLLASGLVYIRDSRGGGEVELWGELKGGVPNQRDMVIVRVTHEGDGGEAVLCQVHLEVAPDSVSSEAFDELKLSNALRYEVLSEILTSLGLSCALNTTPDPSTVHLLATSQESSASFLKWLLTRVDRNGLLTLSKTSLKMVSCSELEETPLLPKGCLALFTNCSGSHSWPHFSMETYTKSLSTSLLGHTLLYAEVVTSTMDLLEGLSLHLPTDVGLITVASRQIRGRGRGRNAWLSPLGCAMFTLRVQVDLSSRLGQRIPFLQHLAALAVVEAVRTLPGYQDIDVRVKWPNDIYYSNLMKLGGVLVTSTVMGPTFHLLVGCGFNVTNSNPTVCINDLIKQYNIQHNCSLQPLSCAQLIARTVNCLEALISSFQRGGPDTVLPTYYKRWLHSGTRVRLWSEDGPEAEVVGLDYNGFLEVYTKEQGVVSLEPDGNSFDMLKNLVVMKQR, from the exons ATGTTAATAACGGTGTGCTACGTCTACCTGTGGGTGCGCTTCCAGAAGTGCTACTCGGCGCTGATCCGTGACAGTTTGTCCCGGCGGAAGAAgcgcagcttcagcttcagggtCTGCCCCAGGTCGGCTCCCGGTGTAGCAGCTCCGCTGGCTGGATCCGGGCGCTCCAGCGCCGTGTCCCCCGAAGACGtcgtcttcctccagctgggaGACAAGGCTGTCTGTGTCACAGAGCCGCAG GCTCTCGATGACCTCAGCAAATGGACCGTGCTGTTGGGCTCCGCTCTGGTTCGTGGTCCGCAGATAGAGAAGATCTCCTTTATCATAGAAGCTGCAGGACAAGCAGAGGGCTGCCGTTCTTCTCCCACgtccagacaggaa GTGCTGAGGTGGTCTGACTACTGCCTCCCCTTGGCCTGTAGCCCAGGCCAGCCTTTCAGAGCAGTGGCTCAGGCTACTGTAGATGACTTCAGTCTGCTGGGGGTGGCTTTCATCGAAGATCGACTTCATCTGGACAATGGACTCATGCCTTCAAAGATAGTTC CTGTCCTCCTCCAGGGGTCCACTCTCAGTGAGTTGCTGAAGAAGCAGCATCCACCGAGCCCGACGACAGAGACCTCCATGCCGCTTTGCTGCGCCCAGGCTGAAGGCGGCATCCCTGAGACTCGCCACCCGCCAGCCGAGGGTCGCACAAGCAGCCTTTACCTCAGCCCAGGTGTGCAGAGGAGGTTAGAAGAGCGGCGGGGGTCCGAGCCGCTCTGCAGCACGCGGGGTTTGGAACCCACGTGGAACTCGGAGGATCGCTTGATGGCGCACCTTCACCCGGCGGAGGGCCATGGACACCACCTCCATCTTTCTAGCTGCAATGAGTGTTTAGAGTTGGAGAACAGCACTATTCTTTCTGTCAAATACGCCTCAGTTGAGAGTATTCCAGACCTTCCAGATGACGATGCGGGGCGGCTGGAGTTTGGGGATGAGCCTCTGGATGACACTGAGCATGACGCCTCAGGATGTGTTGCTCAAAGTGGCAGATCTGGCTGTCGTGGCAAACCACCGAATGTTCTGGTGCACACGGGCGGCTGCCAGCAGCGCTTTGAGACAGTCTGCCGGCTTCTGGCCGAGTGCATCAGCATGGAAAACAATTTAATATATCCCCTTCTACCAGACCAAGTGCTGAGTGACCCTTGGCTGGACAACACCAGGCTTCTGGTACTGGCAGAGGAGGAACCCCTGACCCCCCAGCTCCAGGCCCGGTTTCTCACCTACCTAAGCCAGGGTGGCAGGGTGCTGGGGCTATCCTCCACCCTGTGCCCTGCAGGCCTCAGTCTGGAGGTGAGGGAGAGGAGACGCGAGCAGGTTAGCAGGCTGCGGTTCACCAGGGAGGACAACACTCAGCTGGAGCTCAGCTTGCTGGCAAGTGGGCTGGTCTACATCAGGGACTCACGTGGAGGAGGCGAGGTGGAGCTCTGGGGGGAACTGAAAGGGGGCGTCCCCAATCAGAGGGATATGGTCATCGTCAGGGTGACCCATGAAGGGGATGGCGGGGAAGCTGTCCTGTGTCAG gttcACCTGGAAGTGGCTCCTGACTCTGTATCATCAGAAGCGTTTGATGAGCTGAAGCTCAGCAATGCACTTCGTTATGAAGTCTTATCAGAGATCCTCACGTCCCTTGGTCTCAGCTGTGCCTTAAACACGACCCCGGACCCGAGCACAGTCCACCTTCTGGCCACCTCTCAG GAGTCCAGTGCCAGCTTCCTGAAGTGGCTGTTAACACGTGTAGATCGCAATGGCCTCCTGACATTGTCCAAGACATCCCTAAAGATGGTGTCCTGTTCTGAACTTGAGGAGACTCCTTTGTTGCCTAAGGGCTGTCTGGCCCTGTTTACCAACTGTTCAGGGTCCCACAGCTGGCCACACTTCAGTATGGAGACCTACACAAAGAGCCTGAGTACCAGCCTCCTGGGACACACCCTGTTGTATGCTGAGGTAGTAACTTCTACCATGGATCTGCTCGAAGG gCTGAGTCTACACTTGCCGACGGATGTGGGGTTAATAACAGTAGCATCTCGGCAAATCCGTGGCAGAG GGCGGGGCAGGAATGCTTGGCTCAGTCCTCTGGGCTGCGCCATGTTCACCCTGAGGGTCCAGGTTGATCTGAGCTCCAGACTCGGGCAGAGGATTCCCTTCTTGCAGCATCTAGCGGCTCTGGCAGTTGTGGAGGCTGTTCGCACTCTTCCTGGATACCAG GATATAGACGTGCGGGTGAAGTGGCCCAATGATATCTACTACAGTAACCTAATGAAGCTCGGGGGGGTGCTGGTGACCTCCACTGTAATGGGACCAACCTTTCATCTGCTCGTAG GCTGTGGATTCAATGTGACCAATAGCAACCCAACCGTGTGCATCAATGACCTGATCAAGCAGTACAACATCCAGCATAACTGCAGCCTCCAGCCACTCAGCTGTGCCCAGCTCATTGCTCGAACTGTCAACTGCCTCGAGGCCCTCATCAGCAGCTTCCAGCGAGGAGGTCCAGATACGGTCCTGCCCACATACTACAAGAGATGGCTTCACAG TGGGACTCGGGTGCGTCTCTGGAGTGAAGATGGACCGGAAGCTGAGGTGGTGGGTCTGGACTACAATGGCTTTCTCGAAGTGTACACCAAGGAGCAGGGCGTGGTGTCACTGGAACCTGATGGAAACTCCTTTGATATGCTGAAGAACCTGGTAGTCATGAAGCAGCGTTAG